A window from bacterium encodes these proteins:
- a CDS encoding GntR family transcriptional regulator, with the protein MTDRPEEAVRDRIEGVSLVRHGGAAPLYSQIREAIRTKIQSGELSPGAPIPTEAELQRIFNVSRQTVRQAVEALVTEGYLVRSRGKGTFVLQRRIEEPLPKLVSFTQEMRSRGAEPSTRSAVASWVEPSPAVREALRVEAGEQVLKIERVRCADGAVIVVLMSYLPKWVGLTGQEDFAGSLYDLFQYRLGLKLAKAFQYIEAEQATPALARALEVSRRSPVLVLRRTLFAEDGRPIEYVEGFYRADRYRYSIWLEP; encoded by the coding sequence ATGACTGACCGTCCGGAAGAAGCTGTCCGCGACCGCATCGAGGGAGTGTCCCTGGTGCGCCACGGCGGTGCCGCCCCGCTCTATTCCCAGATCAGGGAAGCCATTCGCACCAAGATCCAGTCCGGAGAACTGAGCCCGGGAGCGCCGATCCCAACCGAAGCCGAGCTTCAGCGCATCTTCAACGTCAGCCGTCAGACCGTGCGGCAGGCCGTGGAAGCGCTGGTCACGGAGGGCTACCTGGTCCGCAGCCGCGGGAAGGGGACCTTCGTTCTCCAGCGCCGCATCGAGGAGCCCCTGCCCAAGCTGGTGAGCTTCACGCAGGAGATGCGCAGCCGCGGGGCAGAGCCTTCCACGCGCAGCGCCGTGGCCTCGTGGGTGGAGCCAAGCCCTGCGGTTCGCGAGGCGCTCAGGGTTGAGGCCGGCGAGCAGGTCCTCAAGATCGAGCGCGTGCGCTGCGCCGATGGGGCCGTGATCGTTGTGCTCATGTCCTATCTGCCCAAGTGGGTGGGCCTGACCGGGCAGGAGGATTTCGCGGGATCCCTCTACGACCTGTTTCAGTACCGCCTGGGCCTGAAGCTCGCCAAGGCCTTCCAGTACATCGAGGCCGAACAGGCGACCCCTGCCCTGGCCAGGGCCCTGGAGGTGTCCCGGCGCAGCCCTGTACTGGTGCTGCGGCGCACGCTCTTTGCCGAGGACGGCCGGCCCATCGAGTACGTCGAGGGTTTCTACCGTGCCGACCGGTACCGCTACTCCATCTGGCTGGAGCCCTAG
- a CDS encoding sugar phosphate isomerase/epimerase family protein codes for MKYSISNWIYGGEPLELTFQRLRRFGYDGVELMGEPGQYDPADVRALCGTYGLSVLSIAGMYPWPTDSRDLASPDPLVRGRAVRYLEACVEFASAVGAPLVIVVPSAVAKTAPTMELRDEAVWTEGYDQAWRNAVAAVREAARAAEAKGAFLAIEPINRYETFLINTCEQALRFADEVGSDAVAVHLDTFHMNIEEADPAAAVRLAGKRLVNVHISDSNRQAVGRGHTDFRALMRALREIGYTRALALEPLPPLPDPYIAIRMSRLRHLWDSFAEESIQRLRAIEEDIA; via the coding sequence GTGAAGTACTCGATCAGCAACTGGATCTACGGGGGTGAGCCCCTGGAGCTCACCTTCCAGCGGCTGCGCAGGTTCGGCTACGACGGGGTGGAGCTGATGGGCGAGCCGGGCCAGTACGATCCGGCGGACGTCCGCGCCCTGTGCGGGACATACGGCCTGTCCGTGCTGTCCATCGCCGGCATGTACCCGTGGCCCACCGACAGCCGCGACCTGGCCAGTCCTGACCCGCTCGTGCGCGGCCGGGCAGTGCGATACCTGGAGGCGTGCGTGGAGTTCGCCTCGGCGGTGGGCGCGCCGCTGGTCATCGTCGTGCCCTCCGCGGTAGCAAAGACCGCGCCGACCATGGAGCTGCGTGACGAGGCCGTCTGGACGGAAGGCTACGACCAGGCGTGGCGGAACGCGGTCGCCGCTGTACGCGAGGCCGCGCGCGCGGCCGAGGCAAAGGGCGCCTTCCTTGCCATCGAGCCCATCAACCGGTACGAGACCTTCTTGATCAACACCTGCGAGCAGGCGCTGCGGTTCGCGGACGAGGTTGGGTCGGACGCGGTAGCCGTGCACCTGGATACGTTCCACATGAACATAGAGGAGGCGGACCCCGCGGCCGCGGTGCGGCTAGCAGGGAAGCGGCTGGTGAACGTGCACATCTCCGACAGCAACCGCCAGGCAGTGGGCCGCGGGCACACCGACTTCCGGGCGCTGATGCGGGCCCTGCGGGAGATCGGCTACACGCGGGCGCTGGCGCTGGAACCGCTGCCACCGCTGCCGGATCCCTACATCGCGATCCGGATGAGCCGCCTGCGCCACCTCTGGGACAGCTTCGCCGAGGAATCCATCCAGCGGCTGCGCGCCATCGAGGAGGACATCGCCTGA
- a CDS encoding Gfo/Idh/MocA family oxidoreductase, producing the protein MSQRAVQTGEDTSVGSVVNVCVVGLGRAGMVHAVNFQRHVPGAVLAAVVEADREVLEARAAELGVAGRFTGIRESLDGAPVDAVCITTPTFTHAEIAVASARAGKHVLCEKPMALNLVEADRMIEAAADAGVLLQMAFMRRFDPAFREARQLVAEGRIGRPMVIRSLTRGPGLPPRWAWDAARSNGMLAEVNSHDFDTVRWIAGTEVTRVYAETSATKRPDLLQEFPGFYDSAVVTLRMADGVLATIDGACPVDYGYDARLEVLGTEGVLQVGELRGGAVLLCTRASGVQSKPFASWRDRFREAYIAEAAHFIRCIHGEEQLLSTGLDGRRALEATLAANLSSRLGVPVVLPLEEAGAPGDRA; encoded by the coding sequence ATGTCGCAGCGGGCAGTGCAGACAGGGGAGGACACATCGGTGGGATCGGTTGTGAACGTCTGCGTCGTTGGCCTTGGGCGGGCCGGCATGGTTCACGCGGTCAACTTCCAGCGGCACGTGCCCGGCGCCGTGCTGGCTGCGGTAGTCGAAGCCGACCGCGAGGTGCTGGAGGCCCGCGCAGCCGAGCTCGGGGTGGCCGGGCGGTTCACCGGGATCCGCGAGTCGCTCGATGGGGCGCCGGTCGACGCGGTGTGCATAACCACACCCACCTTCACGCACGCAGAGATCGCGGTGGCCTCTGCCCGCGCCGGCAAGCACGTTCTCTGCGAGAAGCCCATGGCCCTGAACCTGGTCGAGGCGGACCGGATGATCGAGGCCGCGGCAGATGCGGGCGTCCTGCTGCAGATGGCGTTCATGCGCCGGTTCGATCCTGCCTTCAGGGAGGCCAGACAACTCGTGGCGGAGGGTAGGATCGGTCGCCCCATGGTTATTCGATCACTCACCCGGGGGCCGGGCCTGCCGCCGCGCTGGGCCTGGGATGCTGCTCGCAGTAACGGCATGCTGGCCGAGGTGAACAGCCACGACTTCGACACCGTGCGGTGGATAGCAGGCACGGAGGTCACCCGGGTCTATGCCGAGACCTCCGCGACCAAGCGGCCCGATCTGCTTCAGGAGTTCCCCGGGTTCTACGACAGCGCGGTGGTGACGCTGCGCATGGCGGACGGCGTCCTGGCCACGATTGACGGCGCGTGCCCGGTGGACTACGGCTACGACGCCCGGCTGGAGGTCCTGGGCACCGAGGGCGTCCTACAGGTCGGCGAGTTGCGCGGCGGCGCCGTTCTGCTGTGCACGAGAGCGTCGGGCGTTCAGTCCAAGCCGTTTGCGAGCTGGCGCGATCGGTTCAGGGAGGCCTACATCGCCGAGGCCGCGCACTTCATACGCTGCATACATGGAGAGGAGCAGCTTCTCTCTACCGGGCTCGACGGCAGGAGGGCGCTGGAGGCGACGCTCGCGGCCAACCTCTCCAGCCGCCTGGGCGTGCCGGTCGTCCTACCACTCGAGGAAGCCGGCGCCCCGGGGGACCGGGCATGA
- a CDS encoding zinc-dependent dehydrogenase produces the protein MKALVYHAPEGLRLVEVETPRLGAGDVLLEVAAASICATDLRIVGGGHLKIREGTRRIPGHEVAGRVAAAGPQVTGIYPGMPVAVIPNIGCGACDLCIRGQTHLCPTYEAFGIDLDGGFAEFMVVPERALRQALLVPIPEGMSFAEAALVEPLSCCYNGIQAGRIAPGDTVLVVGGGPIGLMHVLLARISGARRVIVSEILDERLAQAGSFGADVLINPGTEDAREAVLRATGGGGADVVIVAAPSLQAMEQAPDLAAAEGRVVYFAGLPRGQDTITFSPNRIHYRQITVTGTTGASRWQFKRALDLAAARHVDLSRLIGAVLPLEDGLAAFDRARSRRELKVVISPGISERRMTG, from the coding sequence ATGAAGGCGCTGGTGTACCACGCCCCAGAAGGGCTCCGGCTCGTCGAGGTCGAGACCCCGCGCCTGGGAGCCGGGGATGTTCTCCTGGAGGTGGCCGCTGCCAGCATCTGCGCCACGGATCTGCGCATCGTAGGCGGCGGGCACCTCAAGATCCGCGAGGGCACACGGCGCATCCCAGGACACGAGGTCGCGGGCCGGGTGGCCGCGGCAGGTCCGCAGGTGACCGGCATCTATCCCGGGATGCCGGTGGCGGTGATCCCCAACATCGGCTGCGGCGCCTGCGATCTGTGCATACGCGGGCAGACGCACCTCTGCCCCACCTACGAGGCGTTCGGCATAGATCTGGACGGTGGCTTTGCCGAGTTCATGGTGGTGCCCGAGCGGGCATTGCGCCAGGCCCTGCTGGTTCCGATTCCTGAAGGGATGAGCTTCGCCGAAGCAGCCCTGGTCGAGCCGCTCTCCTGTTGCTACAACGGGATCCAGGCCGGCCGGATCGCTCCCGGTGACACGGTGCTCGTAGTCGGAGGCGGGCCGATCGGGCTGATGCACGTGCTGCTGGCGCGCATCTCCGGCGCCCGCCGCGTGATCGTTAGCGAGATCCTGGATGAACGGCTGGCTCAGGCGGGTTCTTTTGGGGCGGATGTACTCATCAACCCCGGTACCGAGGACGCGCGGGAGGCGGTGCTCCGGGCGACCGGCGGAGGGGGGGCGGATGTGGTCATCGTGGCGGCGCCCTCTCTGCAGGCCATGGAGCAGGCCCCAGACCTGGCGGCCGCAGAGGGCAGGGTGGTGTACTTCGCCGGGCTGCCGCGCGGTCAGGACACCATCACCTTCTCACCCAACCGGATCCACTATCGCCAGATCACGGTTACCGGGACCACCGGCGCCAGCCGCTGGCAGTTCAAGCGGGCTCTGGACCTGGCGGCTGCGCGGCACGTTGACCTGTCACGCCTGATCGGCGCGGTTCTGCCACTGGAAGACGGGCTGGCGGCCTTCGACCGCGCCCGCTCCCGCCGAGAACTGAAGGTCGTAATCTCCCCTGGTATAAGCGAAAGGCGGATGACCGGATGA
- a CDS encoding NAD-dependent succinate-semialdehyde dehydrogenase produces MNEVQAFRMLVDGALVEAEDGQTFPVTNPATGEAVGHAPKATARDVERAVEAAARAFPTWAATPAPRRGRLLRKASDLLRERREPIARLLTEEQGKPLKEALGEVDGAAEAFEYFSEEGRRLLGETIATDSNSRRSIVIRQPVGPVAAIAPWNYPLLLVSWKLAPALLAGCPVVAKPASDTPLSTLRLFECLHEAGLPPGVAGVVSGPASVVGRALVAHPLIRKIALTGQTETGKEIMRVASDRVARLSLELGGHCPLIVCPDADLDAAAHGGAYRSFRNMGQICNAINRIYVHQAVYDEYVDRFVAKTAALRIGNGLDPDVDLGPMTNAAGVATARDHIEDAVSKGARVLYGGGPPQGEAYSRGNFFLPTVLVNVNHDMKVMREETFGPVAPIMAVGSVDEAVRYANDTPYGLVAYLYTRDLATAITVAERLEAGTVGVNNVAGGEISYPYGGWKQSGFGIENSRHALAEYLAVKHIRIDLGG; encoded by the coding sequence ATGAACGAAGTTCAGGCATTTCGCATGCTGGTGGACGGCGCGTTGGTAGAGGCCGAAGACGGCCAGACCTTCCCCGTGACCAACCCGGCCACAGGAGAGGCGGTCGGCCACGCGCCCAAGGCCACCGCGCGGGACGTCGAGCGCGCAGTGGAGGCCGCGGCGCGGGCCTTTCCGACATGGGCCGCGACCCCGGCTCCCAGGCGCGGCCGGCTTCTGAGAAAGGCCTCCGACCTCCTCCGCGAGCGGCGCGAGCCCATCGCGCGGCTGCTGACCGAGGAGCAGGGCAAACCCCTCAAGGAAGCCCTGGGGGAGGTAGACGGCGCCGCAGAGGCCTTCGAGTACTTCTCCGAGGAGGGCCGTCGCCTGCTGGGTGAGACGATAGCCACCGACTCGAACTCGCGCCGCAGCATTGTCATAAGGCAACCGGTGGGCCCGGTGGCGGCGATCGCGCCCTGGAACTACCCCCTGCTGCTCGTCTCGTGGAAGCTGGCGCCGGCGCTCCTCGCCGGATGCCCGGTGGTGGCCAAGCCTGCCAGCGACACGCCGCTCTCCACGCTGCGGCTGTTTGAGTGCCTCCATGAGGCCGGACTGCCACCGGGCGTGGCCGGCGTGGTGAGCGGACCTGCTTCGGTCGTGGGCCGCGCCCTGGTCGCCCATCCTCTGATCAGGAAGATTGCGCTGACCGGGCAGACCGAAACCGGCAAAGAGATCATGCGGGTCGCCTCCGACCGCGTGGCCCGGCTCTCACTGGAACTGGGCGGCCACTGCCCGTTGATAGTGTGTCCGGACGCCGATCTGGATGCGGCCGCGCACGGCGGGGCCTACCGCTCATTCCGCAACATGGGGCAGATCTGCAACGCCATCAACCGGATCTACGTGCACCAGGCAGTCTACGACGAGTACGTGGACCGGTTTGTGGCAAAGACAGCGGCCTTGCGCATCGGCAACGGCCTCGACCCTGATGTGGACCTCGGACCGATGACCAACGCGGCCGGCGTGGCCACCGCGCGCGATCACATCGAGGACGCCGTTTCCAAGGGCGCCCGCGTGCTCTACGGCGGGGGTCCCCCACAGGGTGAGGCCTACAGCCGCGGCAACTTCTTCCTTCCGACCGTGCTCGTGAACGTGAACCACGACATGAAGGTGATGCGCGAGGAGACCTTCGGCCCCGTGGCGCCCATCATGGCCGTGGGTAGCGTGGACGAGGCCGTGCGCTACGCCAACGATACACCCTACGGGCTTGTCGCCTATCTCTACACGCGCGACCTGGCCACCGCGATCACGGTGGCCGAGCGCCTGGAGGCCGGAACCGTGGGCGTGAACAACGTCGCCGGCGGCGAGATATCCTATCCCTACGGCGGCTGGAAGCAGAGCGGGTTCGGCATCGAGAACTCCCGTCACGCCCTTGCCGAGTACCTGGCGGTCAAGCACATCCGCATAGACCTAGGCGGATAG
- a CDS encoding glucose-6-phosphate isomerase, translated as MDLLEPFSSKVDLGEGLLGTGVQRLTRRLSDMQGMFLDRQAWAEMVARRDQPVYEVFVAQAPESEGHLCHGVTVLHPGRVGDEYFMTKGHYHQKSGTAEVYYGLAGAGLMLLQTRGGVWRTVDIGPGTVVYVPPHWGHRSINTGEVPLILLFAYPGDAGHDYGTIESTGFARLVVAREGRPTVVENPRYAAEVP; from the coding sequence ATGGACCTGCTGGAGCCCTTCTCCTCAAAGGTGGACCTCGGCGAGGGCCTCCTGGGGACCGGAGTGCAGCGGCTCACGCGGCGGCTGAGCGACATGCAGGGGATGTTCCTCGACCGGCAGGCGTGGGCTGAGATGGTGGCGCGCCGGGACCAACCCGTCTACGAGGTGTTTGTGGCCCAGGCCCCAGAGAGCGAAGGGCACCTCTGCCACGGCGTGACGGTGCTGCACCCGGGGCGTGTCGGCGACGAGTACTTCATGACCAAGGGGCACTACCATCAGAAGTCCGGGACGGCGGAGGTGTACTACGGCCTGGCCGGGGCCGGCCTGATGCTGCTGCAGACCCGAGGGGGCGTCTGGCGGACCGTGGACATCGGGCCGGGGACCGTCGTCTACGTCCCCCCTCACTGGGGCCACCGCTCGATCAACACCGGCGAGGTGCCGCTGATCCTGCTCTTTGCCTATCCGGGCGACGCCGGGCACGACTACGGCACGATCGAGTCTACCGGGTTTGCGCGGTTGGTGGTGGCGCGCGAAGGCCGCCCCACCGTCGTGGAGAACCCCCGCTACGCGGCGGAGGTTCCGTGA